One Phormidium ambiguum IAM M-71 DNA window includes the following coding sequences:
- a CDS encoding polysaccharide biosynthesis protein, which translates to MTDKLSNLVRGLRNRHFLLLDASVFLITPLIALKIRLDEGVAIEPYLPGLIAVTILFLLVKMAVLYNFRFYSHCWRYAGLYELEQIGSSMIVTGVAEVMIFKIIYLHHPIVNNLPHSLPLLDGILSFLIIGSIRFSVPVLERISKQHKKFHRRDRALIVGAGSAGVSLVKNLQQNPQVGLYPVAFIDDDPKKFNLQICGINVVGNHNQIPKIVRSLHIHRVIIAMPSASGKVIREIVDICQSNKILTSTLPAIHEIIYSRTNAGNIREVQIEDLLRREPIQTDIEKVSQLLQGKKVLVTGAGGSIGSELCRQIFKCNPAQIIILGHGENSVFTIEQELQSIIKSLKNKGEEPKNLPQITALIADLRMLPRLKYVFETFHPEVVFHAAAHKHVPMMELNPPEAITNNVWGTKNLLDLVLHYDVQNFVMISTDKAVNPTNIMGASKRVAEMLVLRAAQKSGKPFVVVRFGNVLGSRGSVVPTFKNQIIKGGPITITHPEICRYFMTIPEAVQLVLQASVLGRGGEVFMLDMGKPVKIVDLAKDLIRLSGLEVGKDIDITFTGLRPGEKLYEELFIQGEQYNRTRHEKILTAENASRIVPDSIDTKVDSLCQAAEQNNSNLIVFLLEQLVPEYTPGYSTVHLHTLENDLKRAIECQEFQIYYQPIMRLETDEMIGFEALLRWQHPEHGLVFPADFISVAEETGLIIPIGWWVMREACRQMSAWQQQYCLDVRLSMGVNLSTKQFFHANLITEISKILEETKLNPSNLRLEIPETVLTQNLDLVTSIFSKLKFLGVQLQIDNVQLANSSLNYLYNLTNSIYGQIDSLKMNCSLIQDFDSKQAKSTSIEEIISISQELGVSLIATSVETVSQITQLKSLRCAYGQGYFFSKPVESTVAKTLIEAKAVLNSGH; encoded by the coding sequence ATGACAGATAAATTATCAAATTTAGTTCGAGGATTAAGAAATAGGCACTTTTTATTACTAGATGCCAGTGTTTTTCTAATTACTCCTTTGATTGCGTTAAAAATCCGTTTAGATGAGGGAGTAGCGATCGAGCCTTACCTACCAGGATTAATAGCAGTAACGATACTATTTCTCTTAGTTAAAATGGCGGTACTTTATAACTTTCGGTTTTATAGTCATTGCTGGCGCTACGCTGGACTTTATGAATTAGAACAAATAGGTTCTAGCATGATTGTTACTGGAGTAGCAGAAGTAATGATTTTCAAAATTATTTACTTACATCATCCGATAGTAAATAACTTGCCGCACTCACTACCTTTGCTTGATGGAATACTCAGCTTTCTGATCATTGGTAGTATTCGTTTTAGTGTGCCAGTTCTAGAAAGAATAAGTAAGCAACATAAAAAATTCCATCGCCGCGATCGCGCTCTAATTGTTGGTGCGGGTAGTGCGGGAGTATCCTTAGTCAAGAATTTACAACAAAATCCTCAAGTAGGACTTTATCCTGTTGCTTTCATTGACGACGATCCCAAAAAATTTAACTTACAAATTTGTGGCATTAATGTAGTTGGCAATCACAATCAAATTCCCAAAATTGTGCGCTCTCTACATATTCACCGAGTAATTATTGCGATGCCTAGTGCTTCTGGCAAAGTAATTCGAGAGATTGTCGATATTTGTCAATCTAATAAAATTCTCACTAGCACTTTACCTGCGATCCATGAAATTATTTACTCTCGTACCAATGCAGGCAATATTAGAGAAGTACAAATAGAAGATTTACTACGTCGTGAACCTATCCAAACCGATATCGAAAAAGTCTCCCAACTTCTCCAAGGTAAAAAAGTGTTAGTTACAGGTGCAGGAGGATCGATCGGTAGCGAACTTTGTCGGCAAATCTTCAAATGTAACCCGGCTCAAATAATAATATTGGGACATGGAGAAAATTCGGTATTCACTATTGAGCAAGAATTGCAAAGTATCATTAAATCTTTGAAAAATAAAGGCGAAGAACCAAAAAATTTACCGCAAATTACTGCTCTCATTGCTGACTTAAGAATGCTACCACGCCTGAAGTATGTCTTTGAAACCTTCCATCCAGAAGTAGTATTTCACGCTGCGGCGCATAAGCACGTTCCTATGATGGAATTAAATCCACCAGAAGCAATCACAAATAATGTCTGGGGAACCAAAAATTTGCTAGACCTAGTGTTGCATTATGACGTGCAGAACTTTGTCATGATTTCTACTGACAAAGCAGTTAATCCAACTAATATTATGGGAGCGAGCAAACGAGTTGCAGAAATGTTAGTTTTGCGAGCCGCTCAAAAGAGTGGAAAACCATTTGTAGTAGTTCGGTTTGGTAATGTTTTAGGTAGTCGAGGTAGTGTGGTTCCCACTTTTAAAAACCAAATAATTAAAGGTGGGCCGATTACCATTACTCATCCAGAAATTTGCCGTTATTTCATGACAATTCCAGAAGCAGTGCAACTAGTATTGCAAGCATCTGTACTCGGACGTGGTGGAGAAGTATTCATGCTTGATATGGGTAAACCAGTCAAAATTGTAGACTTAGCCAAAGATTTAATTCGCCTTTCAGGATTGGAAGTTGGCAAAGATATTGATATAACTTTTACCGGGTTGCGTCCTGGAGAAAAGCTTTACGAAGAATTGTTTATTCAAGGTGAACAATACAACCGCACCCGACATGAAAAGATTTTGACTGCTGAAAATGCTAGCCGCATTGTCCCGGACTCGATCGATACTAAGGTAGATTCACTTTGTCAAGCAGCAGAGCAAAATAATTCTAATTTAATTGTCTTTTTGTTAGAGCAGTTAGTCCCGGAATACACACCTGGATATTCGACAGTTCATTTACATACTTTGGAAAATGATTTAAAGCGGGCAATTGAATGCCAAGAATTTCAAATTTACTATCAGCCAATTATGCGGTTAGAAACAGATGAAATGATTGGTTTTGAAGCTTTGTTACGCTGGCAACATCCAGAACATGGCTTAGTTTTTCCCGCAGATTTTATCTCTGTAGCTGAGGAAACAGGCTTAATTATTCCGATCGGTTGGTGGGTGATGCGAGAAGCTTGTCGTCAGATGTCTGCTTGGCAGCAACAATATTGTCTGGATGTACGATTATCTATGGGTGTAAATCTTTCCACGAAACAATTTTTCCACGCTAATTTAATTACAGAGATTAGCAAAATTTTAGAAGAAACTAAGCTTAATCCTTCTAATTTGAGATTGGAAATTCCTGAAACAGTGCTGACTCAAAATTTGGATTTAGTTACTAGTATATTCAGTAAACTAAAGTTTTTGGGAGTGCAATTACAAATCGACAATGTTCAATTAGCCAATTCATCATTGAATTATTTGTACAATTTAACCAATTCTATTTATGGTCAAATTGATAGCTTAAAGATGAATTGTTCTTTAATCCAAGATTTTGATTCTAAGCAAGCTAAATCAACAAGTATTGAGGAAATAATTAGTATTAGTCAGGAATTAGGTGTTAGTTTAATCGCTACATCGGTGGAAACAGTGAGTCAAATAACTCAATTAAAGTCACTTAGATGTGCTTATGGTCAGGGATACTTTTTCTCGAAACCTGTGGAAAGTACAGTAGCGAAGACACTAATTGAAGCCAAGGCAGTTTTAAATTCAGGCCATTAA
- a CDS encoding GumC family protein, producing the protein MESRESSIGLQHYWLILKRRWQPASSVFALVVLLCSLSTLLEKPVYEAVGKLSLKKISPTSSLTGLGKEIGEVTAIGEQSNPLSTEVEVIRSVPMLQKTINQLELQDPIGKPLKIKDFLAKLKVMNIRGTDILTVSYKDQNPQISAAVVNKLINLYIENNQTVNRMEAAAAREFLEKQLPKAEAALRQAEAALRQFKEQNKVVSLPEEAKSAVEVISKLEEQIALAKSQYADLNAQHLSFKQELQMNSQQALIATSLSQSSAIQEALRDYQQIERQLAIEKTRFQETHPLIVDLKNKKETLQALLETRIKTVVGKQAQLQPGNLQIGDLKPKLIEEFVKTEAKRQGLAEQIVSLTNVQIAYKQRMNVLPRLEKEQRELENRLQVSQSTYALLFQKLQEIRITENQNVGNARIIETSEIPQEPITSRKKLLIISGVLLGTLLGMATALLLESQDKSLKTVEETKECFGLTLLVVIPALKKSDKIAKGNFFWKAKPNQQELEPPIPNIMVQNDLHTPISAAYRMLQANLRFLSSDRELKTIVVSSSIPHEGKSTVSANLAVAVAQVGRKVLLVDADMHHPVQHRIWDLTNQVGLSNIIVGQTELKMAIREVMPALDVLTCGVIPPNPMALLDSQRISSLIDELTSLYDLVIIDTPSLNVAADALILGKKADGLLFVVRPGVVDSTSATFAKELLEKSNQNVLGLVVNGVIPNHEPHSSYYFANESYAKVTSVGQFSGREEK; encoded by the coding sequence ATGGAATCTAGAGAAAGTTCTATAGGATTGCAGCATTACTGGCTAATTCTCAAACGGCGTTGGCAACCCGCATCCTCCGTATTTGCATTAGTTGTTCTCCTTTGCAGCCTAAGTACGTTATTAGAAAAACCAGTTTATGAAGCGGTAGGCAAACTTTCGCTCAAAAAGATCAGCCCTACTTCTTCTTTAACAGGCTTAGGAAAAGAAATTGGAGAAGTGACGGCGATAGGAGAGCAAAGTAATCCATTGAGTACAGAGGTGGAAGTGATTCGCTCTGTACCCATGCTGCAAAAAACTATCAATCAGCTAGAATTACAAGATCCGATCGGTAAACCGCTAAAAATCAAAGACTTTTTAGCCAAACTGAAAGTAATGAATATTCGGGGAACAGATATACTCACAGTTTCTTACAAAGATCAAAATCCCCAAATAAGCGCCGCAGTTGTGAATAAATTAATTAACCTGTACATAGAAAACAATCAAACTGTAAATCGCATGGAAGCAGCGGCTGCTCGTGAATTTCTGGAAAAGCAATTACCTAAAGCAGAAGCAGCTTTGCGACAAGCAGAAGCAGCTTTGCGACAATTTAAAGAACAAAATAAAGTAGTATCTTTACCAGAAGAAGCTAAATCAGCAGTAGAAGTAATTTCCAAATTGGAGGAACAAATTGCTTTAGCTAAATCCCAATACGCAGATTTAAACGCTCAACACCTTTCCTTTAAACAAGAGTTGCAGATGAATTCTCAACAAGCATTAATCGCAACTTCTCTGAGCCAATCTTCTGCTATCCAAGAAGCACTGAGAGATTATCAACAAATAGAACGCCAGTTGGCAATAGAAAAAACGCGCTTTCAGGAAACACACCCCTTAATAGTTGATTTAAAAAATAAAAAAGAAACTTTGCAAGCTTTACTAGAAACTCGAATTAAAACCGTTGTGGGTAAACAAGCACAATTACAACCGGGAAATTTACAAATTGGGGATTTAAAACCAAAACTGATTGAAGAATTTGTGAAAACAGAGGCAAAACGCCAGGGTTTAGCAGAGCAAATTGTTTCTTTAACAAATGTGCAAATAGCGTATAAGCAAAGAATGAATGTTTTGCCCAGATTGGAGAAAGAGCAACGAGAACTAGAAAATAGGTTACAAGTATCACAATCTACTTATGCGTTATTATTTCAAAAACTTCAGGAAATTCGCATTACAGAAAATCAAAATGTAGGTAATGCACGCATTATAGAAACATCTGAAATTCCCCAAGAACCGATTACTTCGCGGAAGAAATTATTGATTATTTCCGGTGTTCTGTTGGGTACTTTGCTGGGTATGGCTACAGCCTTGTTGTTAGAATCGCAAGATAAGTCTTTGAAAACAGTTGAAGAAACAAAAGAATGTTTTGGTTTAACTTTGCTGGTGGTAATTCCCGCATTGAAAAAATCGGACAAAATTGCCAAGGGGAATTTCTTCTGGAAGGCTAAGCCTAACCAACAAGAATTAGAGCCACCAATTCCAAATATTATGGTGCAAAACGATTTGCATACTCCCATTAGTGCTGCTTACCGAATGTTACAAGCGAATCTGCGGTTTTTGAGTTCTGATAGAGAGCTAAAAACTATTGTGGTGAGTAGTTCCATTCCTCATGAGGGTAAGTCTACGGTATCTGCGAATTTAGCGGTGGCGGTGGCGCAAGTGGGACGTAAGGTTTTGTTGGTGGATGCGGATATGCACCATCCGGTACAGCATCGGATTTGGGATCTGACTAATCAGGTGGGTTTGAGTAATATTATTGTGGGACAAACCGAACTGAAAATGGCAATTAGGGAAGTAATGCCTGCTTTGGATGTGCTAACTTGTGGAGTTATTCCACCTAATCCTATGGCTTTGCTTGATTCGCAAAGAATTTCTTCGTTGATTGATGAATTGACAAGTTTGTATGATTTGGTAATTATCGATACGCCTTCTTTAAATGTGGCTGCGGATGCGTTGATTTTGGGTAAGAAGGCGGATGGTCTTTTGTTTGTGGTGCGACCTGGTGTAGTTGATTCTACTAGTGCTACTTTTGCTAAAGAGCTTTTGGAAAAGTCTAATCAGAATGTTTTGGGTTTGGTGGTGAATGGTGTGATTCCTAATCATGAACCTCATAGTTCTTACTATTTTGCTAATGAATCTTACGCAAAAGTTACGTCAGTAGGCCAATTTTCTGGTAGAGAGGAAAAATGA
- a CDS encoding PAS domain S-box protein, producing the protein MRFQERCFPYVFAIASTAIALLLSLWLQPLLLRNLDAFFYTATVISAWYGGCRSGIVTVILDTLAINYFFIPPLYQLTIAQPINFLQLSTFSLIGLIINFLTSNFRDSKKKIERLNQQLLQEKADLLGMASSAAQVGMRHWDIATGRIQCSADYEQLFGLTPGTFDGRYETFLTYLYPEDRELVDRALQQTIQNKNLYQVEYRVVWADGSIHWIEERGHAFYNEAGEAIHVTGTATAIDRRKQAQGLLQETFEQQRLLMEVSQRIRQSLNLQEIFQTTVDETRHLLKTDRVIIFQFDPKWRGTVVAESVGTNWRAILSTEIYDPCFSEQYVEPYKQGFVTAKSDIYKAGINSCHLELLANFQVRANLVVPIVKGSELWGLLIAHHCDAPRQWNSSEIDLMRQLANQVSIAIQQSELFKQVQTELAERQQAETLLRLFVQYAPAGIAMFDRNMCYLMASQRWIDQYNLESIESLIGRSHYEIFPEIPPRWREIHQRCLAGAIEKSEEDFLIRANGIKQWEWWEVHPWYTAKNEIGGIIIFSVDISNLKKIKMNLQQLNAELEQRVIDRTAELSEVNDRLQEVLIALQESEERRRLALDLTHIGFWDLYIPSRCVIWNDNQFRVLGFAPYSVDPSYEVWLNSVHPEDRSWLEERFLESVRNHTDYAAEYRVIHPDSSVHWVMARGKAIYDELGQPLRSIGVVLDISDRKRAEQALQQANAQLLQHKDQLEKVNQQLQTTVEELQIAEEELTINNQQLEVAILTAKSQQQRYEDLFNFAPDGYLVTDSLGMIQEANQAATNLLFVSSFNLVGKPLAIYISNENKQFFRNFLIQLQQLSGRSISELTILPRQGNSFPAEIAASAIRNEQGEIIGIRWLIKDISDRKQAEQALKESEAKFRSLCEYSPIGVFMTDIHGQCIYTNPHYQKICGSTFEELLGEGYIEFIHPEDQEVVLNQWLQAISQKQEFCSEFRYLHKGGIIRFVRVQSAPIPSGCGEIVGYVCTVEDITESRIIEQMKNEFISVVSHELRTPLASIRGSMGLLASGILKDKQDTTQQMLNIAIHDTERLVRLVNDILDLERLEARKVNLNKQRCDALTLMQQSVESLQPLALQNNITLSIEPTSIQVWADSDRIIQTLVNLIGNAIKFSPPHTTITLKVQNEADHILFQVQDRGRGIPADKLETIFGRFQQVDASDSRHKGGTGLGLAICKLIVQQHGGKIWVESFVGEGSTFYFTLPKFLD; encoded by the coding sequence ATGAGATTTCAAGAGCGCTGTTTCCCTTATGTATTTGCGATCGCTTCCACTGCGATCGCACTACTCCTCTCTCTCTGGTTACAACCTCTTTTGCTCCGTAATTTGGACGCATTTTTCTATACAGCTACTGTTATTAGTGCTTGGTACGGCGGTTGCCGATCGGGAATTGTGACTGTTATCCTGGACACACTAGCAATTAATTATTTTTTTATTCCTCCTTTATATCAACTGACAATTGCCCAACCAATTAATTTTTTACAGTTAAGTACTTTCTCACTAATTGGGTTGATAATTAACTTTCTGACTAGCAATTTTCGAGACAGCAAAAAAAAGATTGAGCGGCTGAACCAGCAATTATTACAGGAAAAGGCTGATTTATTGGGAATGGCTTCATCAGCGGCGCAAGTTGGGATGAGGCATTGGGATATAGCCACTGGAAGAATTCAATGTTCTGCCGATTACGAGCAATTATTTGGTTTGACTCCGGGAACGTTTGATGGCAGATATGAAACCTTTTTAACCTACTTATATCCTGAAGATAGAGAATTAGTCGATCGGGCATTACAACAAACAATTCAAAACAAAAACCTCTACCAAGTAGAATACCGTGTAGTTTGGGCTGATGGTAGCATTCATTGGATTGAGGAACGGGGACACGCTTTTTATAATGAAGCAGGAGAAGCGATTCACGTAACTGGAACAGCGACGGCGATCGATCGCCGCAAGCAAGCACAAGGATTATTGCAAGAAACATTTGAGCAACAACGCTTGCTGATGGAAGTAAGCCAACGGATTCGTCAATCGCTCAATTTACAAGAGATTTTCCAAACTACTGTAGACGAAACCCGACATTTACTTAAAACCGATCGCGTTATTATCTTCCAGTTTGACCCGAAGTGGCGGGGAACTGTTGTTGCTGAATCAGTGGGCACTAACTGGAGGGCTATTTTATCAACGGAAATCTACGATCCCTGCTTTAGCGAACAGTACGTCGAACCCTATAAACAAGGCTTTGTTACCGCCAAATCTGATATTTATAAAGCCGGAATTAATTCCTGTCACCTAGAATTATTGGCAAATTTCCAAGTCAGAGCCAATTTGGTCGTTCCCATTGTCAAAGGCAGTGAATTGTGGGGATTGCTAATTGCTCATCATTGTGACGCGCCTCGCCAGTGGAATTCGTCAGAAATCGATCTGATGCGACAGTTAGCCAATCAAGTAAGCATTGCTATTCAGCAATCAGAATTATTTAAACAAGTGCAAACAGAACTAGCAGAACGCCAACAAGCAGAAACTCTCTTGCGCTTATTTGTTCAGTATGCCCCTGCTGGCATTGCGATGTTCGATCGCAATATGTGTTATTTGATGGCAAGTCAGCGTTGGATAGATCAATACAACCTGGAATCGATTGAATCTCTGATTGGTCGATCGCACTACGAAATTTTTCCCGAAATTCCCCCACGCTGGCGAGAGATTCATCAACGCTGTTTAGCAGGAGCGATCGAAAAATCAGAAGAAGATTTTCTTATTCGAGCCAATGGAATCAAACAATGGGAATGGTGGGAAGTTCACCCCTGGTACACAGCTAAAAATGAAATAGGCGGAATCATTATTTTTTCTGTTGATATTAGTAATCTCAAGAAAATAAAAATGAATTTACAACAATTAAATGCCGAACTTGAACAACGGGTAATCGATCGAACCGCAGAACTTTCCGAAGTAAACGATCGCCTACAAGAAGTATTAATCGCTTTACAAGAAAGCGAAGAACGTCGCCGACTCGCTCTAGATTTAACCCATATCGGCTTTTGGGATTTGTACATCCCCAGCAGATGCGTTATCTGGAACGATAACCAATTCAGGGTACTGGGTTTTGCTCCCTATAGTGTCGATCCCAGTTATGAGGTTTGGCTTAATAGCGTACACCCTGAAGATAGAAGTTGGCTTGAAGAACGGTTTTTAGAATCAGTGAGAAATCACACCGATTACGCAGCTGAATATCGAGTAATTCATCCTGATAGTTCTGTTCATTGGGTAATGGCGCGTGGCAAAGCTATCTACGATGAATTAGGGCAACCTTTGCGATCGATCGGTGTCGTGTTGGATATTAGCGATCGCAAACGCGCAGAACAAGCCCTCCAGCAAGCTAACGCTCAATTATTACAACACAAAGATCAACTAGAAAAAGTTAACCAGCAATTACAAACTACTGTAGAAGAACTGCAAATAGCTGAAGAAGAACTAACAATAAACAATCAACAATTAGAAGTTGCTATCTTAACAGCTAAATCCCAGCAACAGCGATATGAAGACTTATTTAACTTCGCTCCAGATGGCTATCTAGTTACAGATTCATTAGGTATGATTCAAGAAGCCAATCAAGCTGCAACTAACCTTTTATTTGTTAGTTCCTTTAATTTAGTTGGTAAGCCCCTAGCTATCTATATCAGTAACGAAAATAAACAATTTTTTCGTAATTTTCTTATACAGCTGCAACAGTTGTCCGGGCGATCGATATCTGAGTTAACCATCCTACCTCGGCAGGGGAATTCCTTTCCCGCAGAGATCGCTGCCTCTGCTATTCGTAATGAGCAGGGTGAAATTATAGGTATTCGCTGGTTGATTAAAGATATTAGCGATCGCAAACAAGCAGAACAAGCACTCAAAGAGAGTGAAGCTAAATTCCGTTCTCTTTGCGAATATTCGCCTATAGGCGTTTTTATGACTGATATTCATGGGCAGTGTATTTATACAAATCCCCACTATCAGAAAATTTGTGGCTCCACATTTGAAGAACTTTTGGGCGAAGGTTATATCGAATTCATTCATCCAGAAGACCAAGAAGTGGTATTAAATCAATGGTTACAAGCCATCTCCCAAAAACAAGAATTTTGCAGTGAATTTCGTTACCTTCACAAAGGAGGAATCATTCGTTTTGTGCGAGTACAATCCGCCCCCATTCCTTCTGGTTGTGGTGAAATAGTCGGTTACGTTTGCACGGTAGAAGATATTACTGAAAGTCGAATCATTGAGCAAATGAAAAATGAATTTATCTCAGTTGTCAGTCACGAATTGCGAACACCTTTAGCCTCAATTCGCGGTTCTATGGGATTATTAGCTTCTGGAATCTTGAAAGACAAACAAGACACTACTCAACAAATGTTAAATATTGCTATTCACGATACCGAACGCTTAGTACGTTTAGTTAACGACATTCTCGACTTAGAGCGACTAGAAGCACGAAAAGTCAATTTAAATAAGCAAAGGTGTGACGCATTAACACTCATGCAACAATCTGTAGAAAGCTTGCAACCTTTAGCATTACAGAACAATATCACATTATCTATTGAGCCGACTTCTATTCAAGTCTGGGCAGATAGCGATCGGATTATTCAAACCTTAGTTAATCTAATCGGTAATGCCATTAAATTTTCGCCCCCACACACTACAATTACTCTCAAAGTCCAAAACGAAGCAGACCACATTTTATTTCAAGTTCAAGATCGAGGGCGGGGCATCCCAGCTGATAAATTAGAAACGATTTTTGGACGGTTTCAACAAGTCGATGCCTCCGACTCCCGCCACAAAGGAGGAACAGGTTTAGGTCTGGCAATCTGCAAATTGATCGTACAACAGCACGGCGGCAAAATCTGGGTCGAAAGCTTTGTCGGAGAAGGCAGTACTTTTTACTTTACCTTACCAAAGTTCCTTGACTAA
- a CDS encoding DUF7219 family protein — translation MTDSSNFLYHRCRYRGNNSPKNLVFNANLQEFSQKVSYICGLETNGKLSPEVAYQQIHLLWKNLKQSKKQLEIGKIIEG, via the coding sequence ATGACTGATTCTTCTAATTTTCTTTACCACCGCTGTCGTTATCGCGGCAATAATTCACCAAAAAATTTGGTATTTAATGCCAATCTACAAGAATTTTCTCAGAAAGTGAGTTATATCTGTGGTTTGGAAACAAATGGAAAGCTTTCTCCAGAAGTTGCTTATCAACAAATTCACTTACTCTGGAAAAACTTGAAGCAGTCTAAAAAGCAGTTAGAAATTGGCAAAATTATTGAAGGATAA
- a CDS encoding response regulator, producing MPEKRLLVVDDEVNLCTVIQVCLENLGGWEILTALSAREGLAIAQTQQLDAILLDVMMPDMDGIALFEELQKNPITKEVPVILFTAKVNSSDIDQFTKLGVTGVIAKPFDPMTLAQEVASLLGW from the coding sequence ATGCCAGAAAAACGCCTTCTGGTAGTTGATGACGAAGTAAACCTGTGTACTGTAATTCAAGTTTGTTTAGAAAATTTAGGTGGTTGGGAGATACTAACAGCGTTATCTGCTAGAGAAGGATTAGCGATCGCTCAAACCCAACAACTAGACGCAATCTTACTAGATGTAATGATGCCAGACATGGATGGGATCGCACTGTTTGAGGAATTGCAAAAAAATCCAATAACTAAAGAAGTTCCTGTGATTTTGTTTACCGCGAAAGTGAACTCCAGTGACATAGACCAATTTACCAAACTCGGTGTTACCGGAGTGATTGCAAAACCTTTTGATCCCATGACACTTGCACAAGAAGTTGCTTCTTTGTTGGGTTGGTGA